One region of Peribacillus simplex genomic DNA includes:
- the ltrA gene encoding group II intron reverse transcriptase/maturase, giving the protein MLMEQILERENLIQALKRVERNKGSHGVDGMRVQNLRPHLVTEWYNMKTALLQGTYQPKPVRRIEIPKPNGGVRLLGIPTVLDRFIQQAIAQILTKIYDSTFSENSYGFRPNKQGHQAVRKAKSYITEGYTWVVDMDLEKFFDKVNHDKLMGMLERKIEDKRVLKLIRKFLQAGIMIGGLFHKSEEGTPQGGPLSPLLSNIMLDDLDKELEKRNLRFVRYADDSTIFVKTRKAAKRAMGNISSFIENKLKLKVNYEKSKYDRPWNRTFLGFSFTKSKKNPKVLLAKQTVKRVKKRIREMTSRKLPIPMELRINKLKQYLRGWMGYFALIDTPNVLKNLDSWIRRRLRMCLWKQWKLPRTRVRKLKGLGVPFGKAYEWGNSRKGYWRIAHSPILDKTLNNVYWLHHGLVNLYERYTKLRQT; this is encoded by the coding sequence ATGTTAATGGAACAGATACTAGAGAGGGAAAACTTAATACAGGCATTGAAGCGTGTAGAAAGAAATAAGGGAAGCCATGGTGTAGATGGAATGCGGGTCCAAAACCTGAGACCGCACCTCGTAACCGAATGGTACAACATGAAAACTGCCCTTTTACAGGGTACCTATCAACCGAAGCCCGTCCGTCGTATCGAAATCCCGAAACCAAACGGCGGAGTTCGGCTTTTGGGTATTCCAACCGTTCTAGACCGTTTCATTCAACAAGCCATTGCCCAAATATTGACCAAGATATATGACTCAACCTTTTCGGAGAATAGCTATGGATTTCGCCCTAACAAACAAGGGCACCAGGCGGTTCGAAAGGCAAAGTCCTATATAACCGAAGGTTATACATGGGTAGTGGATATGGATTTGGAGAAGTTCTTCGATAAAGTGAATCATGACAAGCTCATGGGAATGTTAGAGCGGAAAATTGAAGATAAACGAGTTCTTAAACTGATTCGTAAATTCCTTCAAGCAGGCATTATGATAGGCGGACTTTTTCATAAAAGTGAGGAGGGAACTCCGCAAGGAGGTCCGTTAAGTCCTTTATTATCTAATATCATGTTAGACGATTTAGATAAAGAACTAGAGAAACGCAATCTTCGATTCGTAAGGTATGCGGATGACAGTACTATCTTTGTGAAGACACGAAAAGCCGCCAAACGTGCAATGGGAAATATCTCAAGCTTCATTGAAAATAAACTGAAGCTAAAGGTCAACTACGAGAAGTCGAAGTATGATCGCCCTTGGAACAGAACGTTTCTCGGTTTTAGTTTCACGAAGTCAAAGAAGAACCCGAAGGTTCTACTGGCTAAACAAACGGTGAAGAGGGTAAAGAAACGAATCAGGGAAATGACCTCGAGAAAATTACCGATACCCATGGAACTCCGAATAAATAAGTTAAAGCAATACCTTAGAGGTTGGATGGGGTATTTCGCCCTCATTGATACTCCGAACGTATTGAAGAATTTAGATTCATGGATTCGAAGAAGACTCAGAATGTGCCTATGGAAGCAATGGAAATTACCAAGAACGAGGGTGAGGAAACTCAAAGGATTAGGCGTCCCATTTGGAAAAGCATATGAATGGGGAAATAGCAGAAAGGGTTATTGGCGCATAGCGCATAGTCCTATTCTAGACAAAACCCTTAATAATGTTTATTGGCTCCATCATGGGTTAGTAAATCTATATGAACGATATACAAAACTACGTCAGACTTAA
- a CDS encoding YhgE/Pip domain-containing protein: protein MCVFKSFFSQKRFWGSLLGIIIVVMIFSIAFIGSIVNPAPKDLPVALVINDKGAELPNKTKLNAGEQYKQGLLNNKDIPIKWSVIDKREEVVSEMNEKKYYAAIVIPENMSQQIMSLQSPSPHKPEVEVIINQGMNYTAANTTKQIIDQLLSKINVQIQDTIFTQLEAQKATLTPSQAKLLSSPLEVKSETINKVGDHTANGNVPVLFTQIVWIAVIISSVIHFVIMKKITNGRISIRSVFAQLVAGLLFATAIASTVLLFTDNVLNVKIPDLQKTFLFLLFTAFMFYLLQNAILNWLGLVGVPLFILLFLFSIPVLNLPPEFLPTVTQNWFYSWVPFKYSVEGLRNTFFFGGNDIGSYLSILGIIGLASLIIMSLSILKTTNKERTNVAVKN, encoded by the coding sequence ATGTGTGTATTTAAAAGTTTTTTTTCACAAAAAAGATTTTGGGGGAGTTTACTAGGAATTATTATTGTGGTTATGATTTTTAGTATTGCTTTCATAGGATCGATTGTAAATCCCGCTCCAAAGGACTTGCCTGTTGCATTAGTAATAAATGATAAGGGTGCTGAACTTCCAAATAAGACAAAACTGAATGCTGGTGAACAATACAAACAAGGGTTACTAAATAACAAAGATATCCCAATTAAATGGTCGGTGATCGATAAAAGAGAAGAAGTCGTCAGTGAAATGAATGAAAAGAAATACTATGCAGCCATTGTGATTCCAGAAAATATGTCTCAGCAAATTATGTCACTTCAATCTCCTTCACCACATAAACCGGAAGTAGAGGTAATTATTAATCAAGGAATGAATTACACTGCTGCTAATACAACAAAACAAATTATTGATCAGTTGCTTTCTAAAATAAATGTTCAAATTCAGGATACTATTTTTACTCAACTAGAAGCCCAAAAAGCCACTCTTACACCTTCACAAGCGAAACTGTTGAGCAGTCCATTAGAAGTAAAAAGTGAAACAATTAACAAAGTTGGAGATCATACAGCCAATGGAAATGTGCCTGTATTATTCACACAGATAGTATGGATTGCAGTCATCATTAGCTCTGTTATCCATTTTGTTATTATGAAAAAGATTACAAATGGTCGTATAAGTATCCGTTCGGTCTTTGCTCAATTAGTTGCAGGACTTCTATTTGCAACCGCAATTGCTTCTACGGTCCTTTTATTTACCGATAATGTATTAAACGTTAAGATACCTGACTTGCAGAAAACGTTCCTTTTTTTACTGTTTACTGCATTTATGTTCTATTTACTTCAAAACGCTATCTTAAATTGGTTAGGATTAGTGGGGGTTCCGTTGTTTATTTTACTTTTTCTCTTTTCAATTCCTGTATTAAATTTACCTCCAGAGTTTTTGCCTACAGTAACCCAAAATTGGTTTTACTCTTGGGTTCCCTTTAAATATAGTGTAGAAGGTCTACGTAACACCTTTTTCTTTGGAGGAAATGACATTGGAAGCTATTTATCTATTTTAGGAATCATAGGTCTGGCTTCACTTATAATCATGTCACTTTCTATACTTAAAACAACAAATAAAGAAAGAACAAATGTAGCCGTAAAAAACTAA